The stretch of DNA TTGGGGTAGAATTTAATTCAAGTTCCACTCTAATCCACCCTAACacgtggattgatgcgaatccgagGCCTTAATgaggccttaggccttgtttagttcgcaaaaaattttaagattttccgtcacatcgaatctttagtcgcatgcatagagcattaaatatagatgaaaataaaaactaattacacagtttacctataatttgtaagatgaatcttttgagcctagttactccgtgattggataatgtttgttaaataaaaacgaaagtgctacaacagccaaaaactaaaatttttgcGACAAGCCTTTAATGTTTATGATACCAAATACACAGTACAGTACTTCCTCTCGCTTTGACTTTTTTTCATGGCGCCGCCTTTTTTTTCTGAGAGCAAACCATGGCCGGCTTTCTGCGCGGGCTTGATGGGCCGTGAGATGGGCTTACCTCACAGCTCTCGTCTCTTTCCACGCGAGTTTCTAGATTCCGTGATTCCGTCCAGTCGTCGCCACACTCTCCGACAGCCCAAAGCAAGCGTCCCGGCGGCTGGCGACCCTCTGCTCCGGCGACTTGGTTCCcgccgccccgactctgccccaaGCGAGCGCCGCGCACGTGTCGCCTTTGCTTCCTCTCCTCCTTGCTCCGGTCCCGCGCCGCCGCTTTCTGTCATCGTGCTGAGCTCCAGCGACGCGCCGAAGGGATCTGGGAACTTCGAGGATGCTTTGCTGTGCTGGACACCTGGCGCCCCTTCTCCTCTTAGCACTTTTCTCTGTCTCATCCCTTCTGTTTGTCGACGGATCCCATCAAGACCAGGTACTAGTATACTCGGAGCTCCTCTTGCTGAATTCTAGATTTGTGCGCGCAATTCATACTTCTCCGGTTGTTATAGTGCACAAGCTAATGTTCTCCGGGGGTTGATTAAGCTTTGCATCGGTTAGATTCAATCAGTAAGGCAAGGATATACAATTTGAGCTTGAGCTGATTTGTGGGCTGTAGTTGAACGAATTCAGCCTGATCGGCTGCACTTATTCGGCAGCTGCAGCTAGTGTTTGAGCACATTTGCTGGCTCTGAGTTTAGTGCACTACTCAGGTTTTATCTCATGGTGTATGTGCATACCAGACTATCTTCACAAATTCAGAGTTTAGAGGCCCTATGTTAGCAGTTCTGACTTGTGCAAGCTTATCTGATTACTTTTCATGCCTAGTTTACCCTCTCAAGTCTTCATTTTCTTACAAGGATCCAGTGCCTGTTTTCAATTTCAAAACTGGTTAGCTTATCTGAATTTTACTAACAACAAAAGTATGAGATTGGTTATCTTGCAATCACTGGTCCAGATATTTCAGCAAATTATACTTAGGGTGCTTTTGGTAGGGATTCTGAAAACAGTCTCTCTCCAGAACTAGCAGAATCCCTACCAAATGGAAGCTGTTATTCTTTAGAAACATAATTAGTTTCTCTTCATACATGTTTCTCTGAGAAACCGAATCCCTGCCAAACACTCCCTATTCGTGCAACTGGGATTCATTGCTTGAAACTAAATACTTATGATACTGCTACGAAATGTCAGAAAATCACTGCTGTGTCCCAGATCACTTGCCTTTCTATTGCCACATGAGCAATTATTGTTTTGTTTTATGGTGATACAGGAATTAAGAACGATAATGGTTACAATGGCCTCTTCCTAGAAAAACATTGTGTTATACAACTCATATGCACTTTTTTAGTGTTGCCTTTTCTCCACTGTTATCTTTGATGTACTCGTACTTATTCTGGCTAATGCAGAAACTGTTCTTTTTTATGCTTTAGGAATTCCGTGAAGCTGTTGGATCCAGGTACTGTATTCAAACACATAAACTGCACATTGAAAATTTTCATGTATTGTTATATTCTGTGTGTTCCACCTAAATAATATGGTTTTGTTCTGTGTGTGCCATTAGAATTTATAAGTAAGGTTCACACGAGCATTAtcctagagtagcttactcccTTGAGAAATACTATTTAGATTTCTATGTAGAATTTGATACATGGACTATTGTCCTCTTCTATTCCACTTGATTCCAGAATTCTTCTTCAAACAAATCCAGATGCACATGAGGTGCATTGCTCAAGGGAAAGGAGCCGTGCAGCTTGGGAAGCTATTGATGAGGTAGCACATGCAACCTAACAGTTCTATCTGTGGCTGCATCCTTAACATCGTTACATGTTGACCCTCATTTCTTTTGCAGTATTTGATGCCCTTCGTGGAAAAAGAGAAATATGAGCTCCCAAGCAAATGTAGACTTCGTCCTGATAATGACATGTTTCGGGAGCAAGAGCAACATAAGATCCATTTTGATATTAATGAGTGGCATTGTGGCTTTTGCAAGAAAGCTTTCCGAGCAGAGAAGTTCCTTGATCAACATTTTGAAAATCGGCACAAGAATCTTGTGGATAATGTATGTTTACATAACTGTGATTATATTTCTTTAGTATATGTTTACTTATCCGGAATTTGATATTGTTTGTGCTGTTTTCACAAGCTACATTGCTACAACACAACATAGGCGAAACGAAATATAAAAGCTTACAATTATACACAAATGTATGCCAATCTAATCCTGATATAAACAATTATGATCCTCTGTAACAACTAGATTGTTTGCTTCCAAGTCTCCATGGTAGATACTTCTCTGAAATAATTTCATTTCTTATCAGCATAATCAACTGTAAATGTCGTGATGAAAGCTCCAAAACTGTCTCTTATTTTGACTTTCTATTGTGTCACTCTGAAGGGTATAAACTTTGACACTGATATCATGTTGTGAAAACAAGGCTGACTTTAGCAAATATATCTTGTGAAGTGAATAGTGAAAGAACAAATTAAAACTACTTTCAACTCAGTGGCAAATTTGACAATTAGTGCTTGCATTGTGTTTGTGTATACCCTTGCATTTAAAATAAGGTTTTGTTTTCAGTTTGGCACTCAAAAAAGAACCCATGTGAGGATTACCAGACATCTCTTTTTTCGCTCTAATTCGGACTGCAGTTTTCTACATATCCTTGATGGTGTGTGTGTTCCGTCATGTGTTTTTTTATTCAAAAGGCGCATGTGTGTTACTGTGTTTTATGTAAAGCTGTGAGTGTTGGGCTTATGGGTTTTGAACCCCTTTaatcttaatataatgatacacaTCTCTTCTGTGTGGtcgagaaaaaaaatcatagcTTGATGGTCCAAATGTGTGTTACTGTGTTTACTAAAACTCATTGTTTTTTCATGGACACCATTCGGCAAATGCAAATCGTAACTTTCACATACGTACAAGCTATCAAGCtgagttttagtaattccagaTTTCAGATGAAGCCAACTAATGAGATGCTATCTATAATCCAAAACTTTCACTGATTTAAAGTAATCTGCTTTCTAGCTGGAAAAGAGAAGAGATAGGAAGAACCTTTTATATTTATAAGCCTTCTTGGCTATGCACTTGAAGGTACCGAGTTAACTTGTTTTATTTATCCTGGTTGAG from Sorghum bicolor cultivar BTx623 chromosome 8, Sorghum_bicolor_NCBIv3, whole genome shotgun sequence encodes:
- the LOC8086126 gene encoding uncharacterized protein LOC8086126 is translated as MLCCAGHLAPLLLLALFSVSSLLFVDGSHQDQEFREAVGSRILLQTNPDAHEVHCSRERSRAAWEAIDEYLMPFVEKEKYELPSKCRLRPDNDMFREQEQHKIHFDINEWHCGFCKKAFRAEKFLDQHFENRHKNLVDNSEGRCMADLCGALHCDLMMQFKKPKSKCNAAAATRNRHLCESLADSCFPVNQGLAASRLHEFFLRQFCDAHTCNKGTKPFPKGGRKQTNRFYLALCILTLILLPLFYLIVFLHQREMRKGTQDLKRFSKIGQKKKPS